Below is a genomic region from Raphanus sativus cultivar WK10039 chromosome 4, ASM80110v3, whole genome shotgun sequence.
ATGCATGACTTTGTCAATCGGTCAACTATTTTCTCTACGTCTTTTTGACTTTTGCAAAGGATAATAAATAGTACATAGATTCTTTCACTAAGTTCTCTGTCACATTTAGTTGTCTAAACCATACATGTTAAAAATGTTATCGTGGTGGAATAGTTGCACAAGAGATTCCACTACTCTCTGCATCAGCACCATAGGTTAATGCATCCACATTTGAGCAAACAAGCCAATGGCATTAGATTCTTCAAAGTTTCTATATGTTCATGTACAATAAACTACTAATAACCATCAATCTCTTAACAAATTTAGACTCACTGTGGTGGTTCTACATGTATGGTGAttaacctaaaaaaaaaagaaatctcatGGCCTTGATAGAAAATCTATCCAACTTGTTTTGTCGGTACTTATAAATGAAAGAAGCATATTATAAGTTCTTCTAAATAGTCTCTCAATGGACGAAACTCCAAACATGTATCTTTCATGTCCTTCTTTTTTTCCTCTATAAAATGCAACCATTGAGGATCTGAGCTTCATGCAAAGacgaaggaaaaaaaatatctttcagTGTAAAAAGATGATGAAAAAGCCGAAGAAAAAGTTCTTGGTGAGTGTGAATGTTCTTGGAAGCGTTGGTCCTATAAGGTTTCTGGTCAATGAAGACGATAAAGTTTCAAGTGTTATTAACACAGCTTTGAAAACCTATGCTCGTCAAGGCAGGATCCCGGTTCTAGGGTTCGATGTCAACAACTTCATTTTCTACTCCAATAGTGCAGGATTCAACAGTATTTTACATCTTTACCACTCTGTACTTTTGTTAATTTACAATCGCTATATTCTGGACTAGTCTGAACTTCAATATGGAAATCCTCTGTTTATAAAACACGTGGATATTACATGATATAACGTTGTGTCTTACATTTATAGTATAAAGTTATTATCAATAgtaatttgatttaatttgtcTGTATCACTGTTTTGGTGTTAGTTTTGAATCCACAAGAGAAGATAGGCTCAATGGATGAAACGAACTTCTTGCTCTGCAAGTTAGAGCGAGAACCACTGGAAAAAGTcgaaggaagagaagagagtaaAGCTCGTGAAGGCCAGGGTTGGAAAAATCGTCTTCGTCGGTCCTTATTAGGAGAATTtctatacaaaaacaaatctaacTCTACAAAAGTTGCAAGAACTAGATCATTATATCAGTGATCCTTTTTTGTGCAAATATAGATTTCAATAAACTTAACGGCGTTTTCAATACAAATGTtgttacttatataatatggtAGACATCTTAAGAGTCATAATTTTAACACTATTAACTTATATTTAGCCTTGAATAATCTTAAGAGTcataattttaacataaaaactTCTATAAGCATACGGTTGCTCAAAAAACTAAGTTATCTTTGATGTATCCATGTTGAAGTCATTTACGTTCGAAATAGTTTGGGGAGACATGACACACATGAGTACTCGAGACCAACCAACAATCACTAATGAAATGGGAGAAGTTCCGGGTTATGAAATTTGTAAGAAGGCTGTAGTCAAACAGTGATGTGAAATACTAAATGAAAATTCCAATACTCCTCTGATTGTCTTAGCAGTCATTCATTGGCTTcctatcccctatatattaaaggagaagcatttttaaggctttccttaaacgattttggcgatttttgtgagaatacatgagaaggctcggatccacgtgtcactctgtgagggagtttaagaaaaacggatcatttaattctttgctttgtttccttatttggttcCATAAGAAGAAACGTAACAAATTGTTCTTGACGTCTTGCCGTCTTCTGTCATGCGAAACACTTTGAAGCACTTAAATATGACTTTCACGGAATGTGATTATTAGTCATTGTTTGGTTCATCATGCGACGATTCAAGGATCCGAGTCATTGTTTGGAGCACTTATTTGGTTCATCATGCGACGATTCAAGGATCCGCGAAACCTTATTTGGTTCATCATGCGAAACACTTTGAAGCATTACCTCTCGACGATTCAAGGATCCGAGTCATTGTTCTTGACGTCTTGCCGTCTTCTGTCGCGTGTTCTTCACATCGAGATCGATGAGGCAGCCCTTAGCGTAGACGACGATGACAAAAGTTAGGGAGAACATACAACTGGCTTGAACTTCAGTTGCGAAGGATGAGTTTGCCGTTTGTAaacagggagagctaagggacgagcaaacaagGAGAGCtaagggagagctaagggacgagcaaacatcagtcccgagtatattatataaacaaggAGAGCTAAGGGAGAGCATCCTCAGGGTGATGCTATTCATTCGAACTAGAAGGTGACTCGAagattttctataattttcaaCTTTCTCTATCCACCGACTCCTATCGAACAACAAACCATCCTTAAGAAATTTTGTTACAAGACTTTACTCGGGTTCGATTTTGTGAGGATATGTCGTTCAGTTCGAGCGGTTTTAAACCTTGCAGTTTTCAGTTTTCATGATATCTTACAAGACTTTACTCGGGTTCGTTTGCTGCTTTGGTGATAAGCCATACGCTATTgaaaggaagtcttgcattcaaaggaagtattgcattgtgatcaaacatttgCTGCTATGGTATAACAATATTTTTGCGTTGTGCATGTAAAGTTGCTTGCGTTCAAAGGAAATCTTGCGTTGTGCTTGCGTTCAAAGGAAATCTTGCGTTCAAAGGAAATCTAAACAGATTTACCAAGTCTCAAATCagttaaaaaaagttaaatatctaaacttcgaacttataagatatctatttaacatagtctaattttgcatttactttCGTATTTCCTTTCTTATTAGAATtaatattgcaactatataaactaaaacactataattattttattaaaaacaaaataaaactatagtTTGCATAAACCAGATCTTGACAAAACCTTAGTGTGATCAGAGTAGATTGTAATCTcgataatataaattaaaacactTTTTTGACTTTTCAATTACAATTGTTACAtagataagtaaaaaaaaaagtaataattataGTCATTACGTGTAAATTTAGAAAAATCTAGAGCGTAAACCATATCTTATACATTATTTGTCACGTCAACTCACTGACATAGTGCTTCTTCTTCAGATACGGAGGGAAAGTCGAGAGTCATAATCTTCCATCTCCCCTTTGCTCTCTCAAGAAATCGAGTCGATATGAATCATCTGAATCCTGTACCTGCTCCCTTCCGTCCCCAAAATCCATTTAGGTTCCTTGAACATCGTATCCGAAGTAACCGTTTGGCATTCTCCGGAACCCTCGCAACCATCGGGGAACCTTCTCGCCGCCATTACAACGCCGACGCCGCAACCGGGTATCAGTATCTCTCCCTTAGAGGTTTTGTCGTTCAAGCTTCTCTAGATCCTACTGATCCTCTGTTAGCTGATGCGTTTAGGATCATAGATAGAGCAGGTTGGTGTTATACTGTCCTGCATGTCCGGCCTTTTTGTCCTAGAGTTGTTAGGGAGTTCATATCAAACATCCTCTATGATGGTAACGGTACTCTGATCCGCGGAACCCTCTACCGTTTCGAACCGTCGGTTATCAACCGTCTGTTGATGACACCTGATGTTGAGGCCTCATTTCACTGGGAGGTAGTTCTTCTAGATGATGCCATAGTCTACCTAACAAGAGCCCAATCGTACACCTGGAAGGATTTCAAGCTCAGTACTCTGGTGAAGCCATACGATATACTCTATCGCATTTGTAAGCTCAACTGGCTTCCTGGACCGGACACTACTTCTTTGATCCAGGACCGTCTCCGCCTCATATACGCTGTTTCTTCTCGAAAGAGGATTGATTTTGGAAGACTCGTGTACGATCAAGTCATAGAGATGGCTCGGCGATCAGATTGGGAGACAGACCTCATCTTCCCAAATCTGATCTATCAGATCTTAATGTTTCAGAAAGAAGTTCCTCAGGTGCCAGGAGATGAAGGACTAATCGGGGGACGTGTTCGTGTCTTCTCATCATGAGGAGATTGAAGTTTTATCAAGGGTTTTAAAGATGTTTTGTTTATCGGCTAATTAATCTACTGCAAGTTTCGTATCGTTTTCGTTTTCATGACTAATGTTCTGTCTTTTTGGCTTGATTAACTGCGTGTGAAACTTCTACAAAGGCTTTTAAATTCATGAACTATATGAATTTACTATAATGTAATCGTCTATCAGTTTCTTGATTTATGGTTTTCGTATATAGGCCAAAGCCTTTCCAATTGGGTTTTTTGTGTTTCTGTTTCGAAATCTACATGCATAGCTATTTTGTTTTAAGTCATTTATACATAGTAGTACACGAATACTAAAGTTGGTGGGGTTTACATTGAACTTCATTGGCTATTCAGAGAAAGTCATGATAATAGTATTTAGTAGGTTAGATTTGCAGTAAAACACATTGGTTGTAACCATAACGAAAAgtgtttaattttgaaaatgatatAGACGGGCTAATGGAGATGTTTTTTATTATCtccattttataaaatgtatcaTTAAGCagataaatattaattacaGTGTTTATTTCCATTCcataatatttagtaattatatCGTATATATGCAtgatttgttttatgtttaattttatcGACGAGCCGgttattttttactttcttgcttaccaagtctcaaatcagtaaaaaatgttaaatatccaATTTCTGAAATTGGAATATTTTGTATCACATCCTAAATGgttacatttataatttattaaagattaaagataacaaatatattattcttgGTTACCAAGttcaaatcaataaaaaatgttaaatatcaaaaatacaaacttatgagatatctatttaacataagctatttttttcatttacttttCATTTCCTTTCTTATTACCGATATATTGCAACTATATGGCATAAAGTATCTTATATAAGTTGAGGTTCACGTATCTTAAACTccataaaaaagataaaacccTTAGACATTTGATAATGCCGACGATGGTCTCATATTTTGACAAGGTGATTGATCTGAAACCTGGTAAAACGACATGGAAAATAAGGGTCCATATTGTTCGTCTGTGGAGACAATTCACCGTAGCAGGTATCCAGAGTATTGAGATGGTTTTAGTTGATTCCCATGTAAGTATATTGTGTGATTTTTTTACTCTATGAAGCCTTCatgattaaaacaaatatatttactcaactctactaatatttttatcagGGTGATGCTATTCATGCAACTATTAGTGAGGAATTAGTTCCTACATTTGAATCCAACATCCTAGAAGGTGACTCGAagattttctataattttcaaCTTTCTCTATCCACCGACTCCTATCGAACAACAAACCATCCTtacaaaattttgttacaagACTTTACTCGGGTTCGATTTTGTGAGGATATGTCGTTCAGTTCGACCGGTTTTAAACCTTGCAGTTTTCATGATATCTTAAACGGTAGTCTGAACCCGCAATATTTGTTCGGTGagtgtatttttaatataatgcaCTTCATAATATATTGCCCGATAATACTCaacttttattataatttttttgtagatATTATTGGTCAGGTTGTGGAGATTTCTAATGTTGAAATCGTCTCTCTTAATGGAAAGGACACCGAAAAGATTTCGTTAGAGTTAAAAAATTCGGAGTGAGTCtaatttcgattttattatAGTCTGATTACCTTTATATATCTTATCTAAATATTCACATTATTCCCTTGATTAATTTTTTGTCACCAGAGATGTTAGAATTCCATTGGTTGTATGGGGTAAAGTTGCTCTAGAGCTAAGCGAATCAATTGAACTTATTTCTGAAAAAACCGTAATTTGTGTCATGAGATTTGCAAAGGTCAAAGTTTGGAAAGGTACAGTTTTcgttatttgtcatgttttttgGTTGTTTGGtctaaattaaatttgatatttttttttgatttttcaaacgTGTACTCTTAAATAGATAGGCGAAGTGTATGTAATGCATACAATGTTTCTTATATCTCTCTTAATCCGTGGATGAAGGAGGTGGATGCTTTCTTATCTTTGTGAGTGTTTATCTAATTCAATCACTGCTTTACAGCTAATACAAACACTGGTTTTCATAGCCGACCTCTTTTCTATATAGGTTACCAAAGAAAAATACAGAACTGATGTCCGTTGATTCCAAACCACTTCCTATGGTTTCAATTAGGTCAGACGAAGAAGACTACTTCGTTCAGACTCCACAGAAAACAATATCTGAAATATTGGAGACGACCAAGGTGTCATTTATGTTTTtgcttttttatattttccaatctttatattttataccatgttttaaatatctaaatgtAAAACTGATAGGTGGAGAGGTGTTTCCTAAGGTGCACCATAGCGGCTATTGATAGTGATTTGGGTTTGCACTATATGAGTTGCAAAGGATGTGGTACAAAAATAGACATGTTGCATAATAACCTTTGTGCCGAAGGTATCTATGAACTGGATAGGCGTTTTATGTTCTATTGTACTAAGTGCAAGGTTCTCAATCCTAAGCGGTCGGTAAGGTAATCAGATTATCCTTACTTTATTTCGTCTTCcgtaaaaatgttatttttttacattgttcgatttatttatttttccgtATATAATAGGCCGAAGCTGCATTTGGTGGTACTAGATGATACAGGTCACATTAAGCTTTTGGTGTTAGATAGTATTGCACTCCAATTGCTCCATCAACCTTTCAGTCATGCAATGACACCTATCAAAGATAATGGAGTATGCTGTCtaaaatcttatttaaaattGTTCTATTTGTACCTAcattatcttttaactaaagTGAAGtcttaaatattgattttttggtGTATATAGGATACCAGTGTTTTGCGGACTGCTCTGACCAAACTGGTTGGTAAAACCTATTTATTTAAGATCATAATAGATCGCAATAATTATCAGTACAAGGACGATACATTTAAGGTCGCGAAGATTATCACCAGCCCATATATGATGAACGAGTTTGACGTGTCCCCTTATCCTAAGGTACGTAAATTTCGATTTACGTTGATTATGTACGTAGATCCTATTCcattatttattcatttttatgcTTCTTCTATATTATAAGGGATGCTCGAATACGTTTTCCCCAGAGTTTTATAAAGTGTCTCAAACCCCAGAGGTacgttattttatttatctctacGATATAATTCAAAGTTTCTTTGTTATGGTTATTTTTGATGACACGCATGTTTCAGCATGCGATGCTTGTACCTGGTTCTTCTTATAGGAGCTCAAAATTTAAGATCATGACTCCTGCTAAAAGTGAAGGTTCTCCGATCGAAAGTTTAGAGGCGAATGCCTACCTCAGTGCTGATACCAAACCTGGAGCTTCGTTTTGGATCAAGAAAGAGAAGCATTAAAAAAGAGAACCGCTGTTTAAGatgcatttttatattttatagtggcttttttattcttattaagGTTTTTTTGCTTTACTTACTTAACAAATTATTAGTTGAATTATCGTTGGCTTTTATAATACTTAATAAGCTTATTTTCCTTACTAGGTTATATCATTATGCTTATGTGATATCTGTTACtggatttattttattatatattatgaatccttatttttcatatttatatgaaCTTAAAATAACCAAACATAACAATCAATCCTAAATATACAAAGTACCTGACCAttgaaaagaataaaattatGCATGTAGTTTTTTTAGTCGATGAACAAGACTTCTAAATGACAATACTATATTTGACAGCCTTTTGTAAAGGTGAAAAGCTCCCATCAACTTCTTTGTTTGATCCTTGCATTTTTTCAAATGTAATCGATTgttcttttgtttatataactTCGTCCTCTACTCTCTTATGGAAATACTCTATATAGATAAAGAGAGAAAAACACCGCCAATGATTGCAGATTTCATTTCTATAgttaaaaaatgaaatcatgttaattattaatatttgattagtaaaaaattgttattgaaGTCctaatgaaattaaaatatttgagagGGAAATTATTTGGTAAGTTTGCAAAAAATTAACACATACAATGATTGCAGATTTCATATCTATAGTAAAAAATGGCAACAATTCCCTTTTACGTATAATCTTTAATTTAGAAAAGTATTTCAACCGATTTAGTTTCCATAACAGTTATTTCGAAAACGATTTCAACCGATTTAGTATTGTGAAAAGACACAACCCTTGGAGAGTCTTCGCTTTCCATTATAAATAAGACCAAAACGCATCTCATTTCATCCCACCTTTCTCATTACAATTTCTAAACTCTCTTCTAAAACATTTTCGTCTCTTCAGATTTCGgctagtaatttttttttctcgattTAGGTTAGTAAATCATCACGCGTTAGGTTAATAAAATTTTTGTCTATTCACTTTCGGTTATTTGTAATCTATCAACTCTCTTCTTCCACATTTTTGTTGTCTTTTATGTCTCTTAAATTTGATAGATAACGAATCGTGATCTTTGGCAAGTTAGAATAGTTTTGATTAGTAATTATACTTCATGCAAAAGTATTGTTGATTAGTTTTGTGATCTCTTATTTGTAGTGATTAGTTTTCTATTATTACATTTGCGTATGTGATATTCATAAGGGTGTGAAATAGTGATTGTGGTTATTTCCCGCTTACTATAGAAATTTCCCTTttattatgttcttttttttactaactAAATATTTGTACCATTGCATGTAGACGAAGATCTCACCATGGAAAACTTTATAAGGGACCTCAAAATCAAGTCGCTCATGGCTGAAGACTATGGGACTCCCGTAGAAGATGTATTCGACAAATGTGTGGAAGATATGACAGAGCATTACCGGGCCAAGTTGTTTATGCTCAAAAAACAACACGATGCGGAGTACAAGAAATTTCAAGAGGAGCTTGAGGTGTGGTGCATACAAGGCAAACTGGAACTCATTAACGATCTCTTCCACAATGATGCATTgaaggaagagaaagagaagttgGAGTCGGCGCTCGTGCTTGCCCAGGCGAAGGCAAAGTGATGTTTATGTACAGAAGATCGATTGGTTCGTCCTCAACGAGCCACAGATGTTTCATCCATGACCCATCTCttcaataataatatgtttaatgttttttatgttttggttatgtTTTTATGAAGACATTATCTGGTTTTTTAATCTTGGTTGATTGTTACACTACAAACttattatgttataaataatcaaGTTCTCATTCGCATATCCCATTCTCGGTTTCTTATTACTTTCACAATTGGCTTTCATGTTGCTTGAAGCATATGTATAAGACATGTATAAATTTTGAGAATATTCACTATATATGACAACCAAAGATCAAAAGAGTTTATAGTTATT
It encodes:
- the LOC108853310 gene encoding uncharacterized protein LOC108853310; the encoded protein is MQRRRKKNIFQCKKMMKKPKKKFLVSVNVLGSVGPIRFLVNEDDKVSSVINTALKTYARQGRIPVLGFDVNNFIFYSNSAGFNILNPQEKIGSMDETNFLLCKLEREPLEKVEGREESKAREGQGWKNRLRRSLLGEFLYKNKSNSTKVARTRSLYQ
- the LOC130511266 gene encoding uncharacterized protein LOC130511266, whose product is MSVDSKPLPMVSIRSDEEDYFVQTPQKTISEILETTKVERCFLRCTIAAIDSDLGLHYMSCKGCGTKIDMLHNNLCAEGIYELDRRFMFYCTKCKVLNPKRSVRPKLHLVVLDDTGHIKLLVLDSIALQLLHQPFSHAMTPIKDNGDTSVLRTALTKLVGKTYLFKIIIDRNNYQYKDDTFKVAKIITSPYMMNEFDVSPYPKGCSNTFSPEFYKVSQTPEHAMLVPGSSYRSSKFKIMTPAKSEGSPIESLEANAYLSADTKPGASFWIKKEKH